From the genome of Blautia pseudococcoides, one region includes:
- a CDS encoding AraC family transcriptional regulator, giving the protein MNGVSILKDASEIVHYNNPNIPLYLKERWLSSYTNMEALCHWHEDIEYVKPLKGHMVYYVNGEKLQINEKDALIVNARQMHYGFSEDKTDCYFACIVFRLHLLCNNPELTEKYIHPIAGHPDLPYIYLHTDIPAEAAVIRLFDTACEDSRGQQEGYELLMVSRLTAAWAKLYRLLSPCLLSCSTVFEEDLSVQRNMISFIYRNYAMKLSLNDIAAAGNICRSKCCRIFKKYLNKTPIDFLNAYRLEVSMRLLTDTSMNITEIALSCGFQSPSYYAEIFRQHKGCTPSHYRIRQANGYGS; this is encoded by the coding sequence GTGAACGGAGTAAGTATTTTAAAAGACGCCTCGGAAATTGTCCACTACAACAACCCGAATATCCCCCTGTACCTGAAGGAACGGTGGCTCTCGTCCTACACCAACATGGAGGCACTCTGCCACTGGCACGAAGATATTGAATATGTGAAACCACTGAAAGGCCATATGGTCTATTATGTGAATGGAGAAAAACTGCAGATCAATGAAAAGGACGCTCTGATCGTAAATGCCAGGCAGATGCACTACGGTTTTTCCGAGGATAAAACAGACTGCTATTTTGCGTGCATTGTGTTCCGCCTTCACCTGCTGTGCAACAATCCTGAGCTTACGGAGAAATATATACATCCCATTGCCGGACACCCTGATCTGCCTTATATTTATCTTCACACAGATATCCCCGCTGAGGCAGCAGTCATCCGGCTCTTTGATACAGCATGTGAGGACAGCCGCGGACAGCAGGAGGGCTATGAGCTTTTGATGGTCAGCCGGCTTACAGCCGCCTGGGCAAAGCTTTACCGTTTATTAAGCCCATGTCTGCTGTCCTGCAGCACTGTTTTTGAGGAGGACCTGTCTGTGCAGCGAAACATGATATCCTTCATATACCGGAACTATGCCATGAAGCTTTCCCTCAATGACATTGCTGCAGCGGGCAATATATGCCGCAGCAAATGCTGCAGGATTTTTAAAAAATATCTGAACAAAACACCTATTGATTTCTTAAATGCCTACCGCCTGGAAGTCAGTATGCGGCTCCTGACCGATACCTCCATGAACATTACGGAAATCGCCCTGTCCTGCGGATTTCAGAGCCCCAGCTACTACGCAGAAATCTTCCGGCAGCATAAGGGCTGCACGCCCAGTCATTACCGGATCCGCCAGGCAAATGGGTATGGATCATGA
- a CDS encoding response regulator has protein sequence MIALTANAFADDAYQAKQAGMDEHVTKPLEIGHLLKIMKRWIS, from the coding sequence ATGATAGCCCTTACAGCCAACGCTTTTGCTGATGACGCCTACCAGGCGAAGCAGGCGGGGATGGATGAACATGTAACAAAACCGCTGGAGATTGGGCATCTGCTGAAGATCATGAAGAGATGGATATCATGA
- a CDS encoding DEAD/DEAH box helicase, which produces MRNEFNRYAISEEILDALKGLGYKEPTSIQREVILPMLAGKNVVVKAPTGSGKTAAFAIPICEGVQWEENAPQALVLEPTRELAVQVSEEMFHIGRKKRLKVPAVFGGFPIDKQIQTLRQKSHIVTGTPGRIMDHLGRESLKLNKIKWLVIDEADLMLDMGFIEEVKNIISLVPENCRICLFSATLRPEIQKLANEYIPDNILVLQEPTDEQAAAITEKLYFTDQENKYNAFLTVLMDEDPQSCMIFCGTREMTNVLFQKLRRKRIFCGMLHGEMEQRERLKTVDAFRRGCFRFLIATDVAARGIDFEQITHVVNYDFPTGKETYVHRIGRTGRNGKCGTAVSLVTEEDKKMLAQVEEFVGQKLPCMELPAADEEKEKAFWKSQRIKIEAKPQKGAALNRGITRLSIGGGRKSKMRAGDIVGTICSIEGLEASDIGIVDIRDSLSYVEVLNYKGDQVIECLQTKPIKGKVRKVRKTKGQRD; this is translated from the coding sequence ATGAGAAACGAATTTAACCGATACGCAATTTCAGAAGAAATTCTGGATGCACTGAAGGGGCTGGGATACAAAGAACCCACAAGCATACAGCGGGAGGTCATTTTACCCATGCTTGCGGGAAAAAATGTAGTGGTGAAAGCACCTACAGGCAGCGGGAAGACAGCGGCATTTGCCATACCAATCTGTGAAGGCGTCCAGTGGGAAGAGAATGCGCCCCAGGCACTGGTGCTGGAACCTACCAGGGAGCTGGCAGTCCAGGTCAGTGAGGAGATGTTCCATATAGGCAGAAAAAAGCGTTTGAAAGTACCCGCAGTATTCGGCGGATTCCCGATTGACAAGCAAATCCAGACACTGCGGCAGAAGTCTCATATTGTGACAGGTACACCGGGCCGTATTATGGACCATCTGGGCAGAGAGAGCCTGAAGCTGAATAAGATAAAATGGCTGGTCATTGACGAAGCGGACTTGATGCTGGACATGGGATTTATTGAGGAAGTTAAAAACATTATTTCCCTGGTTCCTGAAAACTGCAGGATATGCCTGTTTTCCGCCACATTGAGACCGGAGATACAGAAATTGGCCAATGAATATATTCCGGATAACATATTAGTGCTGCAGGAACCGACAGATGAACAGGCGGCAGCCATTACGGAAAAGTTATATTTTACGGATCAGGAGAATAAATACAATGCTTTTCTTACGGTCCTCATGGATGAGGATCCTCAAAGCTGTATGATCTTCTGCGGAACCAGGGAGATGACCAATGTTCTGTTTCAGAAGCTGCGCAGAAAACGGATATTTTGCGGGATGCTGCATGGTGAGATGGAGCAGAGGGAACGGCTGAAGACAGTGGATGCGTTCAGGAGAGGCTGTTTTCGGTTCCTGATCGCAACGGATGTGGCGGCAAGAGGGATTGATTTTGAACAGATCACGCATGTGGTGAATTATGATTTTCCCACGGGAAAGGAAACCTATGTCCACCGGATCGGAAGGACAGGGAGAAACGGAAAATGCGGTACGGCAGTGAGCCTGGTAACGGAGGAAGACAAAAAGATGTTGGCGCAGGTGGAGGAATTTGTGGGACAGAAGCTGCCCTGCATGGAACTTCCGGCTGCAGATGAAGAGAAGGAAAAGGCATTCTGGAAATCCCAGCGCATTAAAATAGAAGCAAAGCCCCAAAAAGGGGCAGCATTAAACCGGGGTATTACCCGTCTGTCAATCGGCGGAGGACGGAAATCAAAAATGCGGGCAGGCGATATTGTAGGAACTATCTGCAGCATAGAAGGACTGGAAGCCTCTGATATAGGCATTGTGGATATCAGGGACAGTTTAAGCTATGTGGAAGTGTTGAATTATAAAGGGGATCAGGTTATAGAATGTCTCCAGACAAAACCCATAAAGGGAAAGGTTCGTAAAGTCAGGAAAACGAAGGGGCAGAGGGATTAG
- a CDS encoding MFS transporter, which translates to MEVTSSKKEIWTMGSYSLLTLAIMVGFMYLNTFATEVLVIPAGTLALALGVAKLLDFCFSLFAGAIIEKVKIGRTGKNQSWLYLGRWILAVSIMAEVCNTSSAPMIVRVAVLSVSYTVLNCLMNILQTAYYGVLAAVAGPNMANRNAMTINMTRQSTVITIISSFIPTFVTILPFGNWNYFIVAFVFMIPMPFALGAIAKCADGKDVPVGATSSVNQVGIGDMFGTLLKNPQMLVLFLVFTILYIAQFTYQANYTYYFIYVVGDFTKMTLATLINAFVGFLAAMVMPKLGAKLGKKMSCVTGFAMMSLALILVSFFGAPNGVPNLTAYIIIMSLLMAGTYTWMPYMVVLFLDAGEYFLYKTGKDTRAIAAGLASPPMKIGMTVGNTLGLALLSAIGFVSGGAFEISVTWITNFMRVTFMLPGFIYLAAAVIMLLFYKISDKDAAKYAQANAEKMRQDKQ; encoded by the coding sequence ATGGAAGTAACCAGCAGTAAAAAAGAAATCTGGACAATGGGAAGTTATTCTCTGCTGACCCTGGCAATCATGGTTGGATTCATGTATCTGAACACATTTGCCACCGAGGTTCTGGTAATACCCGCGGGCACTCTTGCGCTGGCACTGGGTGTGGCAAAACTGCTGGATTTCTGCTTCAGCCTGTTTGCCGGTGCGATCATCGAGAAAGTAAAAATCGGCAGAACCGGCAAGAACCAGTCCTGGCTCTATCTTGGCCGCTGGATTCTCGCTGTCTCCATCATGGCTGAGGTCTGCAACACCAGTTCCGCCCCCATGATCGTCCGCGTGGCAGTCCTGTCCGTATCCTATACGGTTCTGAACTGTCTGATGAACATTCTGCAGACTGCATATTACGGCGTCCTTGCAGCCGTTGCCGGCCCCAACATGGCCAACCGAAATGCCATGACCATCAATATGACCCGCCAAAGCACCGTTATCACCATCATCAGTTCCTTCATTCCAACTTTTGTTACTATCCTTCCTTTCGGAAACTGGAACTATTTTATCGTGGCTTTCGTGTTCATGATCCCTATGCCTTTTGCTTTGGGAGCCATCGCCAAATGTGCGGACGGCAAGGATGTCCCGGTGGGGGCTACCAGTTCCGTCAACCAGGTCGGCATTGGTGATATGTTCGGCACGCTGCTTAAAAATCCTCAGATGCTGGTTCTCTTCCTGGTATTTACCATCCTCTACATTGCCCAGTTCACCTACCAGGCTAACTATACCTATTACTTTATTTATGTTGTGGGCGATTTTACGAAGATGACCCTTGCCACTTTGATCAATGCCTTTGTAGGATTTCTGGCAGCCATGGTAATGCCAAAGCTGGGGGCAAAACTGGGAAAGAAAATGTCCTGTGTGACCGGATTTGCCATGATGAGCCTTGCACTGATCCTGGTATCGTTTTTCGGAGCTCCAAACGGCGTTCCTAATCTGACCGCTTACATTATCATTATGTCTCTGCTGATGGCCGGAACTTATACCTGGATGCCTTACATGGTTGTTCTTTTCCTGGATGCAGGTGAATACTTCCTGTATAAAACCGGAAAAGACACCCGTGCTATCGCCGCCGGCCTGGCCTCTCCGCCTATGAAGATTGGCATGACCGTTGGCAACACCCTTGGACTGGCGCTGCTGTCAGCCATCGGATTCGTCTCCGGAGGTGCTTTTGAAATAAGCGTTACATGGATCACCAATTTCATGCGTGTTACCTTCATGCTCCCCGGTTTCATCTATCTGGCCGCTGCTGTTATCATGCTTCTCTTTTACAAGATCAGCGACAAAGATGCCGCCAAATATGCACAGGCAAATGCTGAAAAGATGAGACAGGATAAACAATAG
- a CDS encoding uroporphyrinogen decarboxylase/cobalamine-independent methonine synthase family protein: MSKIPFDEKEMNVAYTVPNLLDPAIPESPAWTYPQSEKDAVKELYTGTPTWCLSGLETGLFAPSVIPDNIARGFVIEGSPFDMADYGGPDMFGIQWEYVPVAGGSMVRPGTPFLEDANDWRKMLKFPNIDAWDWDASGRENYDYLHNGKANMLWFLNGCWYERLVSFMDFEGAVVALIDEEQKDALKELFAETTALYCKLVDRCAETYGEGISGFTVHDDWGSQRAPFFSPAVGEEMIVPYMRELTDHIKSKGLIADLHSCGSLEMQLPNFIKAGWQSWCPMPMNPTQKMYEKYGDKILLHVEPDLPEGASEEEQEKAGGEFVKNYFNPGKYCIPNYMYFPQKMTPAFRRGMYRASRQQAVSSL, from the coding sequence ATGTCGAAAATTCCCTTTGATGAAAAAGAAATGAATGTTGCTTATACTGTTCCAAATTTACTCGACCCTGCCATTCCCGAAAGTCCTGCCTGGACCTATCCACAGTCCGAGAAGGACGCTGTAAAAGAACTGTATACCGGAACACCGACCTGGTGTCTTTCCGGTTTGGAGACTGGTCTTTTTGCCCCCTCCGTAATCCCGGACAACATCGCCCGCGGCTTTGTCATTGAGGGCAGCCCCTTCGATATGGCAGACTACGGCGGTCCTGATATGTTCGGCATCCAATGGGAATATGTTCCCGTAGCAGGGGGCTCCATGGTCCGCCCCGGCACACCTTTTCTTGAGGATGCCAATGACTGGCGCAAAATGCTGAAATTCCCCAACATTGATGCCTGGGACTGGGATGCCAGCGGCAGAGAGAACTATGACTATCTCCATAACGGAAAAGCAAATATGCTTTGGTTCTTAAACGGATGCTGGTATGAGAGACTGGTTTCCTTCATGGATTTTGAGGGTGCTGTGGTCGCCCTGATAGACGAGGAACAAAAAGATGCCTTAAAAGAACTGTTCGCAGAGACAACTGCGCTGTACTGTAAGCTTGTTGACCGCTGCGCTGAGACTTACGGAGAAGGTATCTCGGGCTTTACCGTACATGATGACTGGGGTTCCCAGAGAGCGCCTTTCTTCTCTCCTGCAGTGGGGGAAGAAATGATCGTCCCCTACATGAGAGAACTGACGGACCACATCAAGTCCAAAGGGCTGATCGCCGACCTGCATAGCTGCGGCAGTCTGGAGATGCAGCTTCCGAACTTCATAAAAGCCGGCTGGCAGTCCTGGTGTCCCATGCCAATGAACCCGACCCAGAAGATGTATGAAAAATACGGTGATAAGATCCTGCTCCACGTGGAACCTGATCTGCCCGAAGGTGCCTCCGAAGAGGAGCAGGAAAAAGCAGGCGGAGAGTTCGTAAAGAACTATTTCAACCCCGGCAAATACTGCATCCCCAACTATATGTACTTTCCTCAGAAGATGACACCGGCGTTCCGCAGAGGTATGTACCGTGCATCCAGACAGCAGGCGGTAAGCAGCCTCTGA
- a CDS encoding MATE family efflux transporter — protein MSNKNPSSAAVLPEENNIMGTAPIPKLLAKFAIPSVISMLVNSIYNLVDQIFIGQGVGYLGNAATNVVFPFVTIAMAVSLMISVGTAANVGLNLGGKDQDCANLTLGNGLTLALSSGILLCILGELFMVPLLRLFGATDTVLPYAIDYGRIYLLGTMFTSVGIMISDEIRADGNPGYAMNSMLIGAVLNCVLDPLFIFVFHWGVKGAAFATIIGQFGTLIFCLFYLKKFRTLTMKKENMKLRLSVVKSILILGFSSFLTQCAALVMQIIMNQQTIKYGALSQYGADIPLTVFGIVNKVNGLMMSLIMGISVGSQPLFSYNYGAKLFTRVKKLAKTCLIVCVTIGFLGMLCLQIFPQQIISLFGQENDLYNEFAVMCLKNMTIFIFVMGVQMVASVYFQAVGKAMGATVLSLSRQVLFMIPCMLILPHFFGIIGLMWSFPVSDVFSVAMAAVMLTMEMRKLNQLIRFPLAPEADV, from the coding sequence ATGTCAAACAAAAATCCGTCTTCAGCGGCAGTTCTGCCGGAAGAAAATAATATCATGGGTACTGCTCCCATTCCAAAACTACTTGCAAAATTCGCCATCCCCTCCGTCATTTCCATGCTGGTAAACTCTATCTATAATCTTGTGGATCAGATCTTTATCGGCCAGGGTGTGGGGTATCTTGGAAATGCTGCCACCAACGTGGTATTTCCTTTTGTCACCATCGCTATGGCGGTTTCACTGATGATTTCCGTGGGCACCGCTGCCAATGTAGGGCTAAATCTTGGGGGAAAGGATCAGGACTGTGCCAATCTCACCCTTGGCAACGGCCTTACGCTTGCCCTGTCAAGCGGCATCCTCCTCTGCATTTTAGGTGAACTCTTCATGGTCCCCCTGCTGCGCCTCTTCGGCGCCACGGACACGGTACTGCCCTATGCCATTGACTATGGCCGTATTTATCTTCTGGGCACCATGTTCACCAGCGTGGGCATTATGATCAGTGATGAGATCCGTGCTGACGGCAACCCTGGCTATGCCATGAACTCCATGCTGATCGGCGCTGTACTGAACTGTGTGCTGGACCCCCTGTTTATCTTTGTCTTCCACTGGGGTGTTAAGGGCGCCGCCTTTGCCACTATCATCGGACAGTTCGGCACACTTATCTTCTGCCTGTTCTACCTGAAAAAATTCCGCACACTGACAATGAAGAAGGAAAACATGAAGCTTCGGTTATCTGTTGTAAAAAGCATCCTGATCCTTGGTTTTTCCTCCTTCCTCACGCAATGCGCGGCACTTGTCATGCAGATCATTATGAATCAGCAGACCATCAAATATGGTGCGCTCTCCCAATACGGCGCGGACATTCCACTGACTGTATTCGGAATCGTCAATAAAGTAAACGGCCTGATGATGTCCCTGATCATGGGCATCTCCGTAGGCTCACAACCCCTGTTCAGCTATAATTACGGCGCTAAATTATTTACCCGTGTAAAAAAACTGGCGAAAACCTGTCTTATTGTGTGTGTCACCATCGGTTTTCTCGGTATGCTCTGCCTGCAGATCTTTCCCCAGCAGATCATTTCCCTGTTCGGGCAGGAAAATGATCTGTATAATGAATTTGCCGTTATGTGCCTGAAGAACATGACTATTTTTATCTTTGTTATGGGGGTTCAGATGGTAGCCAGTGTATATTTTCAGGCAGTGGGAAAGGCGATGGGAGCCACGGTGCTCTCCCTGTCACGCCAGGTATTGTTCATGATTCCCTGTATGCTGATCCTTCCCCACTTCTTTGGGATTATTGGTCTCATGTGGTCATTCCCGGTATCCGATGTTTTTTCGGTGGCTATGGCGGCTGTCATGCTCACCATGGAGATGCGGAAACTCAACCAGCTCATCCGGTTTCCGCTGGCCCCGGAAGCTGATGTATAA
- a CDS encoding VanZ family protein, whose translation MDVVSSSQSSVEIQIGLFDTIIDLLLIEPIFLLGIIFIGILLVVIFRKDSSIPKVRTSILSLVMYYYLCVMLTHIVGIPTLSEYKRLSRLGEAFFNPNINLIPFSDGFSLSFILNIFLFIPLGFLCPLISKTFERARNTLFIGFGLSLFIEIIQLFTLYRATDIDDILTNVIGTMVGYLCFRLIAKLRIVKLHSNNRIEEPDYTVYILIVIMIVTVVLGFFS comes from the coding sequence ATGGATGTTGTTTCAAGTAGTCAATCAAGTGTCGAAATTCAAATTGGGCTGTTCGACACTATTATAGACTTATTGTTGATTGAACCCATTTTTTTGTTGGGGATTATCTTTATCGGTATTTTATTAGTTGTAATTTTTAGAAAAGACAGCAGTATCCCTAAAGTTAGAACATCTATTCTGTCATTGGTAATGTATTACTACTTATGTGTAATGTTGACACATATCGTAGGTATTCCTACACTTAGTGAATATAAAAGACTGTCAAGGTTGGGAGAAGCGTTTTTTAATCCAAATATAAACCTTATTCCTTTCAGTGACGGATTTAGTTTGAGTTTTATTTTGAATATTTTCCTTTTTATCCCGTTAGGCTTTCTGTGTCCGCTTATAAGTAAAACATTTGAGCGTGCGAGAAATACTTTATTTATTGGTTTTGGATTATCCCTTTTTATTGAAATTATTCAGCTATTTACATTATACCGGGCAACAGATATAGATGACATTCTTACAAATGTAATCGGAACAATGGTAGGCTATCTTTGTTTTAGACTGATCGCAAAGCTGAGAATTGTAAAATTACATTCAAATAACAGAATCGAGGAACCGGACTATACAGTATATATTCTTATTGTCATTATGATAGTTACCGTTGTGTTAGGATTTTTTAGCTGA
- a CDS encoding winged helix-turn-helix domain-containing protein, translating to MDRIYFTKKQARQFLLLKHGLLGDYKFVGKEGILSFVRQAGCIQFDPVDVCGRNADLVFQSRIKGYQKTMLYELLYVDRKLVDYFDKNLAIVPIENWKYFGRERQAHRSWERSHTEILEVQERVREEIARRGPLCSADLDISGKVSWYWCDTKLSRAALEHMYFSGELGIHHKNGTLKYYDLIEKCIPAELLNQPEPFPSDFDYRKCLISERIGSVGLLWNRASDAWLGIRGLKASQRNAIFETLLKEEKLIEVEVEEIAEPLYCRREDAGFAEFVLENSPIKKRCEFIAPLDNLLWDRKLIGAVFDFSYKWEIYTPKQQRKYGYYVLPILYGDRFVGRIEMAYDKKQVKLDIKNIWYEQDVRLTKALQRDVDRRIRRFERFCRNGDM from the coding sequence ATGGACAGAATTTATTTTACGAAAAAGCAGGCGCGGCAGTTTTTGTTATTAAAGCATGGCTTGCTGGGAGATTACAAATTTGTTGGAAAAGAAGGAATTCTTTCTTTTGTCCGCCAGGCAGGATGTATTCAGTTTGATCCGGTGGATGTCTGCGGCAGAAATGCGGATCTGGTTTTTCAGTCAAGAATAAAAGGCTATCAAAAGACGATGCTTTATGAGCTTTTATACGTTGACCGGAAGCTGGTGGACTATTTTGATAAAAATCTTGCGATTGTTCCGATAGAAAATTGGAAATATTTTGGGCGTGAACGTCAGGCTCACCGGAGCTGGGAGAGAAGCCATACAGAAATTTTGGAAGTACAGGAACGGGTGCGTGAGGAAATTGCACGGCGGGGGCCGCTGTGCAGCGCAGATCTGGACATATCGGGAAAGGTATCCTGGTATTGGTGTGATACCAAATTGTCGAGAGCGGCATTGGAACATATGTATTTTTCCGGAGAACTGGGAATCCATCATAAGAACGGGACACTGAAATATTATGATCTGATTGAAAAATGCATTCCGGCAGAGCTTTTGAATCAACCAGAGCCTTTTCCTTCGGATTTTGATTACAGAAAATGTCTGATATCAGAGCGCATTGGCTCTGTAGGGCTTTTGTGGAACCGTGCTTCTGATGCGTGGCTGGGCATACGGGGGCTGAAGGCGTCACAAAGAAATGCTATTTTCGAGACGCTGTTAAAAGAAGAAAAGCTCATTGAAGTGGAAGTGGAGGAGATTGCGGAGCCATTGTATTGCCGCAGGGAGGATGCAGGATTCGCAGAATTTGTATTGGAAAATTCCCCGATAAAAAAGCGCTGCGAATTTATTGCACCGCTGGATAATCTGCTCTGGGATAGGAAGCTTATTGGAGCAGTTTTTGATTTTTCGTATAAATGGGAAATCTATACGCCGAAGCAGCAGCGTAAATATGGTTACTATGTTTTGCCGATTCTTTATGGGGATAGATTTGTGGGCAGGATTGAAATGGCTTATGATAAAAAGCAAGTAAAGCTGGATATAAAAAATATCTGGTATGAGCAGGATGTGCGCTTGACAAAAGCACTGCAGCGCGATGTGGATAGACGCATCAGACGGTTTGAACGTTTTTGCAGAAACGGTGACATGTGA
- a CDS encoding GNAT family N-acetyltransferase — protein MSELVKALLGNCGDVYQDCPVFDDGNYCLRLVAEDDAGDLLKVYSDEQAVSFFNSDNCGGDDFHYTSLERMKEAVRYWLWEYGRRGFVRWSIFSHKEEEVIGTVELFHRDSDDYFTDCGLLRLDLRSDYEKADVITEILQQIGTPAFDMFSCRMLATKAVPAAKERIRALMELEYEKSDHVLIGHNGSQYKFYWVLNKK, from the coding sequence ATGAGTGAACTTGTGAAAGCGTTGCTTGGAAATTGTGGGGATGTGTATCAGGATTGTCCGGTTTTTGATGATGGAAACTATTGCCTGCGTCTGGTTGCAGAAGACGACGCCGGGGATTTGCTGAAGGTTTATTCGGATGAGCAGGCGGTTTCGTTTTTTAACAGTGATAATTGCGGCGGGGATGACTTCCATTATACATCCCTGGAGAGGATGAAGGAGGCAGTCAGATACTGGCTTTGGGAGTATGGAAGAAGAGGGTTTGTAAGATGGAGCATTTTCAGCCATAAAGAGGAAGAGGTAATAGGAACGGTTGAGTTATTCCATAGGGATTCGGATGATTATTTCACAGACTGTGGGCTGCTGCGGCTGGATTTGCGGAGTGACTATGAAAAAGCGGATGTAATAACGGAAATTTTGCAGCAGATAGGCACCCCGGCGTTTGACATGTTTTCCTGCCGGATGTTGGCAACGAAAGCGGTACCAGCGGCAAAAGAACGCATTCGGGCATTGATGGAACTGGAGTATGAAAAATCGGATCATGTGCTGATTGGACACAATGGCAGCCAGTATAAATTTTATTGGGTTCTAAATAAGAAATAG
- a CDS encoding helix-turn-helix transcriptional regulator, which translates to MKIDRLLKIVFYLLNHENVSARDLAERFHVSVRTIQRDMVSIAEAGIPVYSNQGKNGGYSILPSYRVRNCNIHQEEQQLIRQALESLATSYANETLAGLIEKYHLLLDRNQEQSIFFDFGIARENQQVQKWNQILEQAIEANALVEFFYRDAQGRETQRLVEPLAMQYKWYSWYLFAWSVPQEVYRTFKVARIRRLQITPGKSDRKHPAVKELLKHSDRAYGETCVTLEVDFDKKDTCLMEEYFPDSKIEERSGEKARIWIQVPPGERFWKALLLSMGSHVEIISPEIYRNELIRTAQNFLSNYDI; encoded by the coding sequence ATGAAAATAGATAGACTGTTGAAAATTGTTTTTTATCTTTTAAATCATGAGAATGTTTCTGCCAGAGACCTGGCGGAACGGTTCCATGTTTCTGTCCGAACCATACAGAGAGATATGGTCAGCATTGCAGAGGCAGGCATTCCTGTATATTCTAATCAGGGGAAGAACGGGGGATATTCCATCCTGCCGTCCTATAGGGTTAGAAACTGTAATATCCATCAGGAAGAACAGCAGTTGATCCGGCAGGCGCTGGAAAGCCTTGCAACCTCGTATGCAAATGAAACGCTGGCGGGTTTAATTGAAAAGTATCATCTGCTTCTGGACAGGAATCAGGAGCAGAGTATCTTTTTTGATTTTGGAATCGCGAGAGAGAATCAACAGGTGCAGAAATGGAATCAAATACTGGAGCAGGCAATTGAGGCAAATGCATTGGTTGAATTCTTTTACAGGGATGCACAGGGAAGGGAAACGCAGCGGCTGGTTGAACCTCTTGCCATGCAGTATAAATGGTATTCCTGGTATTTGTTCGCATGGTCTGTTCCGCAGGAGGTTTACCGTACTTTTAAAGTTGCACGAATCCGCAGACTTCAGATTACGCCGGGAAAGTCTGATCGAAAACATCCGGCGGTAAAGGAACTTCTTAAACATTCAGACAGGGCATATGGTGAAACTTGTGTAACACTGGAGGTGGATTTTGATAAAAAAGATACGTGCCTGATGGAAGAATATTTTCCAGACAGCAAAATAGAAGAACGGTCAGGGGAAAAAGCAAGAATATGGATTCAGGTTCCTCCGGGGGAGCGTTTTTGGAAAGCGCTGCTTTTGAGCATGGGAAGCCATGTGGAAATCATTTCGCCGGAGATTTATCGCAACGAGCTGATCAGGACAGCTCAAAATTTTTTATCTAATTACGACATATAG
- a CDS encoding ABC-2 family transporter protein produces MKNNIKFISELIKLRLSHIMTFRLGFFGPFFINTSYFLVQLFAFEAIYGHIENIRGWGHGEILIFIGTFSLIDSINMVIFFFGVISIPEKIQTGELDLYLTKPVNPLLRITFEKVNPGAIPLLLFSACIIGYGVRESGMNLSYVNAIGYLVMVLLMTILFYDMELLLRCFAYFVFSVNNLVKIENTAMDLCMKIPGIAFDGIYEFFFYFILPYGVIATLPTQALIGALSAKGLIFGVVIVCIFTFIALSFWTYGVHRYESASS; encoded by the coding sequence ATGAAAAATAATATTAAATTTATATCGGAACTGATCAAATTAAGACTATCCCATATCATGACTTTCCGATTGGGATTCTTTGGCCCGTTTTTTATCAACACCAGTTATTTTCTGGTTCAGCTTTTTGCTTTTGAAGCGATTTACGGACATATAGAAAATATCCGTGGATGGGGACATGGAGAAATACTTATTTTTATTGGAACCTTTTCACTGATAGATTCTATAAATATGGTAATCTTCTTTTTTGGGGTGATTTCCATACCTGAGAAAATACAGACCGGGGAATTGGATTTATATCTGACCAAACCAGTGAATCCACTTTTGCGGATTACTTTTGAAAAAGTAAATCCAGGCGCCATACCGCTTCTGCTATTCAGTGCATGTATCATTGGATATGGAGTGAGAGAAAGCGGAATGAATCTTTCCTATGTGAATGCCATTGGATATCTGGTTATGGTTCTTTTGATGACCATACTATTTTACGATATGGAGCTTCTGTTACGGTGTTTTGCCTATTTTGTCTTCTCGGTAAACAATCTGGTGAAAATAGAGAACACAGCCATGGATCTGTGCATGAAAATACCGGGGATTGCTTTTGATGGAATCTATGAGTTCTTTTTTTATTTTATATTACCGTATGGTGTGATCGCAACACTGCCAACTCAGGCGTTGATAGGGGCGTTGTCGGCAAAAGGATTGATTTTCGGGGTAGTGATTGTGTGTATTTTTACTTTTATTGCACTGTCTTTTTGGACATATGGAGTACACAGATATGAAAGTGCAAGCAGTTGA